The following proteins are co-located in the Phocoena phocoena chromosome 1, mPhoPho1.1, whole genome shotgun sequence genome:
- the SYNC gene encoding syncoilin — protein sequence MASPEPRRGGDGAAEAARNTRAEATSLQEENSESSYEVGTWNPEVTLSLEGTLNLEDILYPGDTGDFDVAMYVEETEKPEEMLHIEETRTPDEALYVEEPGKPEEMLYVEEPVKPGKTTSPEQMVCGGETVPSEEKPNPEESLRAGPSPSTEGSLSTEDLELLEGRFQQCVQAVAQLEEERDQLIHELVLLREPALQEVQRVHHDILAAYKLHAQAELERDGLREEIRLVKQKLFKVTKECVSYQYQLECRRQDVAQFAEFREVLTAQAAQLSEESAQLRDAYQKQKEQLRQQLEAPPSQRDGHFLQESRQLSAQFENLMAESRQGLEQEYEPQLLRLLEKKEAAAKALQKTQAEIQEMKEALRPLQAEALQLQLQNKNLEDQTTLVRQKRDEDVQQYREQLEEMEEQQRQLRSGVQLQQQRNKEMEQLKISLAEELSTYKGCLETYGRICNQDTTKKTS from the exons GAACACAAGAGCAGAGGCCACTTCTCTGCAAGAGGAGAACTCTGAATCCTCGTATGAGGTGGGGACCTGGAACCCAGAAGTTACTCTGTCTTTGGAAGGGACCTTGAACTTAGAGGATATTCTCTACCCGGGGGACACAGGTGACTTTGATGTGGCTATGTATGTGGAAGAAACCGAGAAGCCTGAGGAGATGCTGCATATTGAGGAGACCAGGACGCCTGATGAGGCCCTGTATGTGGAGGAGCCAGGAAAGCCAGAGGAGATGCTATATGTGGAAGAGCCGGTGAAGCCGGGGAAGACTACAAGCCCAGAGCAGATGGTTTGTGGGGGAGAGACAGTCCCGAGTGAGGAGAAACCTAACCCCGAGGAGAGCCTCAGAGCTGGGCCGAGTCCCAGCACAGAGGGGAGCCTGAGCACAGAGGACCTGGAATTGCTGGAGGGGCGTTTCCAGCAGTGTGTCCAAGCCGTGGCCCAGCTGGAAGAGGAGAGGGATCAGCTCATCCATGAGCTTGTGTTGCTCCGGGAACCAGCCCTGCAGGAGGTGCAACGGGTCCACCATGACATCCTGGCTGCCTACAAACTGCACGCCCAGGCAGAGCTGGAGAGGGATGGGCTGAGGGAGGAGATCCGACTGGTCAAGCAGAAGCTGTTCAAGGTGACGAAGGAATGTGTGTCCTACCAATATCAGCTGGAGTGCCGCCGGCAGGACGTGGCCCAGTTTGCCGAGTTCCGGGAAGTGCTGACCGCCCAGGCAGCCCAGCTCTCGGAGGAATCGGCCCAGCTTCGGGATGCCTATCAGAAGCAAAAGGAGCAGTTACGGCAACAACTAGAAGCACCTCCAAGCCAGAGGGATGGGCACTTTCTCCAGGAGAGCCGGCAGCTCTCTGCCCAGTTCGAGAACCTCATGGCAGAGAGCCGCCAGGGCCTGGAGCAGGAGTATGAGCCTCAGCTGCTGCGGCTCCTAGAGAAGAAAGAAGCTGCGGCCAAAGCTCTGCAGAAAACCCAGGCCGAGATCCAGGAGATGAAGGAGGCTCTGCGACCCCTGCAAGCAGAGGCCCTTCAGCTCCAGCTGCAAAACAAGAATCTGGAGGACCAGACCACCCTTGTGAGGCAAAAACGAGACGAGGATGTACAGCAGTACAGG GAACAGCTGGAGGAAATGGAAGAACAACAGAGGCAGCTAAGAAGCGGGGTGCAACTCCAGCAACAGAGGAACAAAGAGATGGAGCAGCTAAAGATCAGCCTTGCTGAAGAGCTCTCAACGTACAA GGGCTGTTTAGAAACATATGGCCGAATCTGTAACCAAGacacaacaaaaaaaacttcttAG